In the Chloroflexota bacterium genome, TTTTGGGGTGGCAGTGGCCCTGGTTCACCGCCGAGTAGGCGGCCAGACAATCCAGATACTTCTTGCCGTTCACGTCCTCGACCCACACGCCGTGTGCTTCGCGGATCACCACATCCAACGGCTTGTAGTTGTGAGCGCCATATTGGTTTTCGAGATTGATGTAAGTTTGTGAATTTGTCATGTCGTGAATCGCATCAAGCGACAAGCGTCAAACGTCTCCTTGACGTTTATCGCCTGACGTTTGACGAAGCAGTTCTTCTGCCTGCGCTAAACGGTTGAACACCACTTCTCTGTTCAACAAGGCCATGGTCTCAAACAGCGGCGGGCTGACGGTTTGGCCGGTGACGGCGGCCCGCAGAATGCCGAACAGTTGGCCGGGTTTGAGGTTGAGTTCTTCGGCCAGCGCCCGCATCGGTTGCTCGGCGGTGGCGTGATCGAGAACGGGCAGTGACTGAAGCAGAGCAACGGACTTTTGCAGAGCGGACAGCGCGCCCGCCGCCGTGAGGCCTTTAGGAATCAACGACTCGGTCGTCGGTGTCACCGTCTCCCGGAAAAAGAACCCGGCCATGTCCACCGCCTCGTCCAGGGTGGCGATGCGAACCTGGATGAGGGGCACGATCCGGCTCAGGGCGGCCTCGTCGGTCTTCAATCCGGCCTGATCAAAATAGGGCTTGATGCGCGCCGCCAACTCGGCCTGGGGCAGGTTGCGAATGTACAGGCCGTTGAAGTAGTCGAGCTTGTCGAAGTTCACGCCGGCGGGGGCCGGGTTGAGGCGCTCCAGGCTGAAACCGGCGATCATCTCGTCCAGCGAGATCACGTCGGTCTTGTCGTCCAGACTCCAGCCCATCAGGGCAATCCAGTTGCGCACGGCCTCCGGCAGGTAGCCCAGCTCGTGCATGTCGCGGACGAAGATCGAGTGGCCCTCTTCGGCCTTGAGGTTGGCGCTCTCGCGTTTGCTCATCTTGCCCTTGCCGCTCGGCTTGAGGAAGACCGAGAGATGCACCCACTGCGGCTCGTCCCAGCCGAAGGCGCGAAGGAGGAGGGCGTGTTTGGGCAGAGACGGTATCCACTCGGAGCCGCGCAACACGTGGGTGATGCCCATCAAATGATCGTCCACCATCGCCGCCAGATGATAGAGCGAGAGTCCGTCCGACTTGAGGATAATGAAGTCGTCGAGGGTGCTGTTGTCTACGGTGATGCCGCCGCGAATCAGATCGTGAACCGTGGTCTTGCCGCTTTCGGGAACCTTGAAGCGGATGACACCAGACTCGCCGCCAGCCTTGCGCGCTTTGGCTTCATCGAGCGGAATGTCCCGGCAGTGGCCGTCGTAACGCGACTGGCGCTTGAGGGCCTGCTGTTCGCGGCGCAGGGTCTCCAGCCGCTCTTTGGCGCAGAAGCAGTAATAGGCTTTGCCGCTTTCCACCAACTGCTCGGCATGGGCGCGGTAAATGTCGGCCCGCTGGCTCTGAATGTAAGGCGCGTGCGGGCCGCCCACGTCCGGCCCCTCGTCCCAGTGCACGCCCAGCCAGCGCAGGCCGTCCATTTGCTCTTCCATCGCGCCGGGCACAAAGCGCGTCTGGTCGGTGTCTTCGATGCGCAGGATGAACTGGCCGCCGGTTTGTTTGGCGAGCAGGTAGTTGTAGAGGGCGGTGCGCGCCCCGGCCACGTGCAGGGTTCCGGTAGGCGAGGGCGCAAAACGAACGCGGGCGGGTTTCAAGTCGGACATTCAAGCCTTTCAGGGTTCGCGGGAAATAGTGGGAAAGAAGGAAAAGCCGGTGGTTGAACCGGCTGGGGAATTATATCAAGAGGGTTGAGTGGCAAGCAGACAGTTCACCAAGAATATTCACCGCAGAGATCGCAGAGATTTTCCAGTCGATGCTGACGAGCGTGCGAAATCGTTATCTCGGAATGAGCCGCGGGCACTAGCGAGTTGGTGGCCGTTGGCTCGATGGAGATTATGCCGCGCATTGATGCGAATAATCTTCACCAATATGCCAAACATCCCGCCGTGGGTCCCTGAGCCAGTTGACAAGGCTACGCTGCGAAACAATTTGAAGGAGCAGCAAGTGGTCCTCTGCATGGCGTTGTGCTGACAAGAAGTCAATATCGACACGACTGGCATGGCTGCCATGAACGAGTGCACTTCGGACGTCATATAGGGTCTGTCGCCGACTTTCGAGAGCCGGGATAACTGTACCAAACCGCTTGACGTGCCGCTTGAAGAGTTGTGTAGGCCCTGTACCAGTTGGCTTTCCGCACGCTTTGCATATCGCGGTCTTTGTTTGTGGCAGCAAGCACTCGATAGCCGTTGAGAATGCGACCCCTGCGATTGACGGTTCGGAGTGGAATTGAATACCGATCGCATACCAGTAACTAGCGCGTACAAAGGAGTCCATCTTTTCGCGGTTGAGTGACTGAATAAGCTCAAGGTCATCGGCCAGAGAACTTGGGATGAGTAACTCCGAGTCCTTAGGCCATAGTCGTTCGTAGTAGTCGTCACCCTTGAGAATTGGGGCGGGCTCAAACTCGCGAATCGGAAAGTCATCTTGCTGTCCACCTTCTGTAGTAGAGAAGCTTGGATGAACGAGGTGGTTTTGAGGGACGCCGCTAGGTTTGAGAAGTGCCCAGACCCGCCCGGATGGCCAATGCACGAAGCGGATATGCCCGGCAAGCAAGAGTGTGAAAAGATACTGGTAACGGTCGAGGGCACGGAGCGTGCGATTGCTTTCCAGGAACGGGTTCGGACTGCGCGGAACTCGAACTTCAAGTAAAAACGGAAACGGTGGCCCCAAGTGTCCGCCCATGAATTGGTTGGGCAACCCGTGGTCAAACCAGTCGAGTCCCTTCCCGATTACCGTTGTATCTGGGCAAGGGCCAATACGGACTGAGTCATTCCACATATAGGTGCCGGCCAGCGGACGCTCTGAAAACAGAACACGGCTAGCTACGAGCGTTCCGTGAGTGTGGGCAGCTTCAGTTCTTGCGCGCTCCAATAGTGCCTCTTGCGCTTTGACGGATTGCAATGCTGGCCCTGGCTCTATGCTGCTTATCCGGCCACTCTTGAATCGTATGCGGGCGAACAATTCAGCGTTCGCTGAACTAGTGCGGTACTCAACCATACTAGCGGATAGTATCTGCGCGCTCGCGCCAACAGCCAGTGAGAGAATCGGTTCAATCTCGCGGTCATCTTCTACGCACTCGCGTAGGCGTTCAAGCAACGTCATGGGATGTCTTGGGTGGCATAACCATTAAGGATTGGTGCGGCGCGGTGTGTACGAGATCGTCTCCGGCTCAGGTCGGCCGCTGCCGCATAATCTTAAGTCGAACGAAGCTCCATCCAATTTACCTCAAATACATGGGAAACGCAATCTCGCTTTCCGGTGTCAGATGAAGTGTGCTATTATCGGCTCTGGAGGCTAACATGAACGTTGTTCCCATTCAAGTCACTGACGAGGGCGTACTCATTCCGAAAGTGTATCTGCACGAAGCCGCTGAGGTGGAAGTTGAGATAACGGCAGAGTATGTCATCGTCCGGCCAAAAGGCCGGCAGGCTGCTGAGTCTCCTGCCCAACGCCGCAAACCAGTTCGCATTTACAGCCCGCAATTAGCCAATCGAAAGCAGGCAAAAGATTTTGCGTTGAAAGTAACTGTAGAGTCGTGATATGGCCCAATACGACTCTGAGCAATTTGATCCGCCCGCGCCGATTGCGATTGTGGTAATACGCAACCCCGAAACGCAGTCCAGCGCATTGAACGTGCCGATGCTGATTGACACTGGCGCTGATGTGACGCTCATTCCTCGAGCGGTTGCCGAGCAACTTGGCCTCGCTACAGCAGATGACGGTCTCTATGAATTGTCGAGCTTCAATGGCGGGTTGAGTTCAGCCGTTGCTGTTCAAGCTGAACTGCAATTTTTGCGGCGAACCTTTCGCGGGCAATTCCTTCTGATTGACCAACCCATCGGCATTCTTGGCCGAAACGTTCTCAATACCGTGCGCCTTGTGCTTGATGGCCCACGATTAAGTTGGGACGAGGCGTAAATGCTTCACCTTCTCATCTCGCATACCTCACCGTCGTCCTCAAAATAAAATACGCCGCCAGCAGTGAGCCACGCACCGTGCCGCTCACCTTCGACTTCCCGGCCAGGCGCGGGTGGTGGCTCACCGGCACTTCCACGATTCTGGCCCCGCGCCGGGCGGCCTTGACCATCATCTCCGTCGGCCAGCCAAACGTCATTTCGCGCATGTCCAGATTCGCCAACAGGTCGGCGCGAATGGCGCGGTAGGGGCCTAAGTCGGTGACGGCCACGCCGTAGAGTCGGCGCATCAACCAGGCCGTCAGCCAGTTGCCAAAGCGCTGGTGGGGCAACATGGCCTCGCGTTCGCGCTCGCCTTCCAGCAGGCGCGAGCCTAGCACCAGATCGGCAGAGCCGTTTCGCAGAGGCGCAAGCAGGGCGGGCAATTCCGCCGGGTCAGAACTCCAATCGCCGTCGAGAAAGACGATGACCTCAGCGGACTCGGCAGCGCGCACTCCGGCGGCGCAGGCGAAGCCGTAACCCCGGCGCGGTTCGCTTACCACGCGCGCCCCGGCTTCCCCGGCAACTGCTACCGTGTTGTCCGTCGAGCCGTTGTCGGCCACAATTACTTCCACCCGATCCTCGGCGTCTCGCGGAATCGTTGCGATCAGTCTGGGCAAGTTCTCGGCTTCGTTGAGGGCGGGGATGATGATGGCGATGTTCATAAGAGTTGATTGAGGGTTCTGGTTCAGCCTGTCAACGAATTGCATAACGAATAAACGAATGTATCGCGGTCATCTATTCGTTTATTCGTTGCCTATTCGTTGACAGTGACCACCCAGTCATAACAAAAGTCTTACCGGCCACTCTTCCGCTATGATAAACTAACTTCATGAACACGTTCGCCCTTCTCGCTCTTGGCGCCCTCATCGGCCTGCCGCTCGGCTACGTCATGCAACGCACCCGCCTGTGCTTCAACTCGGCCTACCGCACCGCGCTTTTGCAGAAAGACTTCACGCTTCTGCGAATGATCCTGCTCGCCATCCTCATTCAAATGGTCGGCCTGTACACGCTGGCGCAGTTCGGCCTCGGCGGGGTGAGCGTGAACGTCGTGCCGTTCTTCATCGTTGCCAACATCCTCGGCGGCTTTGTCTTCGGTATTGCCATGACGTTCGCCGAAGGTTGCTCCAGCACAGTCTGGTATCGCGTGGGCAACGGCAACCTCGGCGCGCTGGTGACGTTGATCGGCTTTGCGATTGGCGAATGGATCGTAGAGACCTGGGATCCGCTGGCGGCGATTCGTGGCCCGGAACTCAAACCCGACTCGGGAGCAATCGCCACCCTTCCCAACTTCCTCGGCCTCTCGCCCTGGCTCATCGTGATCCCGCTTGCGCTCCTCGCCGCCGCGTGGCTGTGGCGCGTGCGCTCGTCAACGTCAAACTATCTTGGCGGTTGGAACTGGCGATTAGGCGGACTCTTGCTTGGACTGATCGGCACAGCGGCCTGGCTCGTGGCCTGGCCGACTGGCTGGCATTACGGCGTTGGCGTGGTTGGGGCGACCGGCCCCTGGGTGTCGGCCTTGTTCAAAGGGCTGGCCGTCTTGAACTGGGGAAGCTTCATGATCGCCGCCATGCCCTTCGGCGCGCTCGTCGCCGCGTTGCAATATCGTGAGTTCAAGTGGCAAGTGCCAAACTTGCCCAGCACCGTTCGTATGACTCTAGCGGGGTTGATCATGGGCGTGAGCGCCACGTTTGCCGGCGGGTGCAACATCGGTCATGGCTTCAGCGGCCTGCCCACGCTGGCTCTGTCGTCCATCGTCGCCACGCTCTTCACTTTTCTCGGCGCAACGGTTGGAGTTTATTGGCGATTTATCAGGCCACAGCCGATTCGACTCCACGAAGTCACACGAAGTGATACAAAGATATAACCCTTTCGTGTTCCTTCGTGCCCCTCGTGGATCAACAGCGGCTCTCGCCCTCCTCGGCCTCGCCAGCCTTGCCATTTGGGCGAGCGTGCCAGCTTTAGCGCCTCTGCGCGGCCCGTCGCTCCTCGACTACCTCCCGCGCTACTTCGCAACCTTCGCCCTCTACCTCGCCGCTCTCCTCGTTCTCTCCCTTTCGCCGCCGCTCCCCCGCGCCCCGGCCCTCATCTTCCTCTTCGCCATCCTCTTCCGCCTCCCGCTCCTCACCACGCCTCCCACGCTCTCCGATGATGTCTATCGTTACCTTTGGGATGGCAACGTGCAGAACGCCGGCGTGAACCCTTACGCTCATCGCGTGGACGCGCCCGCCCTCGACGACCTCGCCACGCCCAACCGCGCCCTGGTCAACAACCCGCAAATGGCTTCGCCGTACCTGCCGGTTGCGCAAGTCTTCTTCGCTGTCGTCGTTCGCCTCGCGCCCGAGTCGGTGGCGGCCTTTCAGATCGCGACCATGATCTTCGATTTGATCACCGGCCTGCTGATCACGATCCTGCTTCGCCGGTTGGGCCGCCAGCCCGCGTGGGCACTCGTTTACCTGTGGAATCCCCTCGTCGTCGTCGAGTTCGCCCACGGCGCGCATGTGGACGCGCTGATGGTGATGCTGATGGTGACCGCCCTTGCGCTTCACGTTTGGCGTTTGACGTTTGACGCCAGCCCCATCCTTCTCGCCCTCGCCACCCTCGTCAAACCCATCCCGGTCTTACTGCTCCCAATTCTGATTCCGCGCTGGGGTTGGAAGCGAACATTGGTTTATGGATTGA is a window encoding:
- a CDS encoding glutamate--tRNA ligase encodes the protein MSDLKPARVRFAPSPTGTLHVAGARTALYNYLLAKQTGGQFILRIEDTDQTRFVPGAMEEQMDGLRWLGVHWDEGPDVGGPHAPYIQSQRADIYRAHAEQLVESGKAYYCFCAKERLETLRREQQALKRQSRYDGHCRDIPLDEAKARKAGGESGVIRFKVPESGKTTVHDLIRGGITVDNSTLDDFIILKSDGLSLYHLAAMVDDHLMGITHVLRGSEWIPSLPKHALLLRAFGWDEPQWVHLSVFLKPSGKGKMSKRESANLKAEEGHSIFVRDMHELGYLPEAVRNWIALMGWSLDDKTDVISLDEMIAGFSLERLNPAPAGVNFDKLDYFNGLYIRNLPQAELAARIKPYFDQAGLKTDEAALSRIVPLIQVRIATLDEAVDMAGFFFRETVTPTTESLIPKGLTAAGALSALQKSVALLQSLPVLDHATAEQPMRALAEELNLKPGQLFGILRAAVTGQTVSPPLFETMALLNREVVFNRLAQAEELLRQTSGDKRQGDV
- a CDS encoding YeeE/YedE family protein produces the protein MNTFALLALGALIGLPLGYVMQRTRLCFNSAYRTALLQKDFTLLRMILLAILIQMVGLYTLAQFGLGGVSVNVVPFFIVANILGGFVFGIAMTFAEGCSSTVWYRVGNGNLGALVTLIGFAIGEWIVETWDPLAAIRGPELKPDSGAIATLPNFLGLSPWLIVIPLALLAAAWLWRVRSSTSNYLGGWNWRLGGLLLGLIGTAAWLVAWPTGWHYGVGVVGATGPWVSALFKGLAVLNWGSFMIAAMPFGALVAALQYREFKWQVPNLPSTVRMTLAGLIMGVSATFAGGCNIGHGFSGLPTLALSSIVATLFTFLGATVGVYWRFIRPQPIRLHEVTRSDTKI
- a CDS encoding clan AA aspartic protease, with protein sequence MAQYDSEQFDPPAPIAIVVIRNPETQSSALNVPMLIDTGADVTLIPRAVAEQLGLATADDGLYELSSFNGGLSSAVAVQAELQFLRRTFRGQFLLIDQPIGILGRNVLNTVRLVLDGPRLSWDEA
- a CDS encoding glycosyltransferase family 2 protein, yielding MNIAIIIPALNEAENLPRLIATIPRDAEDRVEVIVADNGSTDNTVAVAGEAGARVVSEPRRGYGFACAAGVRAAESAEVIVFLDGDWSSDPAELPALLAPLRNGSADLVLGSRLLEGEREREAMLPHQRFGNWLTAWLMRRLYGVAVTDLGPYRAIRADLLANLDMREMTFGWPTEMMVKAARRGARIVEVPVSHHPRLAGKSKVSGTVRGSLLAAYFILRTTVRYAR